The following is a genomic window from Prunus persica cultivar Lovell chromosome G7, Prunus_persica_NCBIv2, whole genome shotgun sequence.
TTGCCTGAAGTATCAAAACTCTCTTTGGAAGATACCAAAGGTCAAACCCCTAAGCGACGTGGAAGAGGAACATTTTCATATAAGAAAGATGAACTTTACAGTGATCAAATACCTGATAAGTTAATTATTGATATGCGAGAGGATGAAGATGTGTGCCATAATTTAGAGGGAGatccaaaaataagaaattgtaAGTTTTATCTTTTCCATGTTTGAAGTTCGATGCTGTCAATATGCTTGGTTTGTATAGTCATATATAGATTCTCTATATAATAAAACGTACTTGGATGTTTCTTGGCTTTCAAACTGTTAATGCTTTTGatccagaaaagaaaatgttgatTCCATACAAAAGTCTGCACATTGGCTGAACATGAAATAACTTctcaattaaattagtttGTTAGAAGATCttgctattttttatttttaagcatTGTCAAATAGCATCTAGATGTTTCCAGTCTTTAGGTTTGAATTTTATCTCAGGCAGTATACGGGATGTAAGGATTTGTTGTTGTGAATTCAGCAAAATTTGGTACACAACATGTTCTTGTTCTGGCTGACTTTCCACCAAGTACCACGACAATAGAGTTGGAGAAGCTTTTTCAGGACTTTGGAGATCGTGGAGTTGTTATTCGCTGGGTCAATGATACGGTTGCACTAGCAGTTTTCCAAACACCATCAATTGGTAACATATTTACTCAGTTTTTCAACCTACTCATTTTGGAATTTATgagattaattaaatttagataactttttccaaattacatgcCATTTGACATGTCGTTATTCATGACTGCTCATGCCCTATTAGGATGATATATCATGACTGCCCAAAGACAGTTGTAGATTGTACTTAATGGACAACCAATCActttgttttattgtttttggcTAAGTAAGAACCTATAACCCCTAGATTTAGGCAGAGTGTTTCCCATTTGAGTGGCATGGCTGTGTGTGTGGTTTGATTCCACCTTGGCCATCTCtgtattttattgtttattgcaaaataaatttgtttccttttcaaaaataaatttaaaattattttttattatatttatataatatataatatttttattttctttgaatataaaaaaaataatttatgaatttgttgACACCACTTGCAGTCAGTCATGCACGTGGTAAAATATACCATGGCACAGGTCTAGAATCCTTCAAAAAATGCTCAAGACGTTCCTTACTGTTGGAAATTTGAGCTACAGGGTGATATAGAGTTGTAAAATGCAATTACTAAACTGTTAGAATCATTTTTCAAAGTGGGGCATTGAGGGGAAGTATTCTATGTCTCGCAAGCCGAGATGTAAGTATATAGATAATTATTATAACTATAAGTAAGTATATAGATAATTAGCAGTgtatctatatctatataaGGGGAGAAGGCCAAAATGGTGAAACTATCACAATAAACtgaaaagtttaaaataaagttagaaaattaggaagaaaaaaagacgcCAGACGCCAGTTAATTACTCCTCAGTTTGTCATTGTTTTGGCTTTGTTGTTCTTACCTTTTTTGAGAACGAGATGATGGCTTCAAGGATGAAGATTATGGATGGAGCAATAGATGTTTGTCATTTTGTTCCTAGTAGGTTGCTGTAGACTGGgagttcctttttttgtttagcaGTAGAGCTGCCTTTCAAGTTTCTGATCTATTTAATCGTAATTGTGATTCATTGTGTTGATTTGAGTTTCCGcttcaaaatcattttaatcaattgaCGATCTCTAATATTTGATGCAGCACTTGAAGCTCGTAATTGCATTCGATGTGCAATGAAAGTGCGAGTGCTTGATGAGAATGATACCCTTTTGAGCTCAATTTCACCCAAAGGTAAAATAAGAAACATGTATTTTTTACCTTGTACTCTTCAATATTCTCATGCAACATACAGCCACAGAGCCCAATAGCGTTGGTTCTCCACATCTGGAAATGCTGTTTGCCTAGTCATACAGAAATTAAATGGGAGAGATTCAAATATGTTCTTCCTCCATCTCTATGAACTagtgttgaaaattttgtacaaTTAGCCGAAGTATTTTACCCTATAATATCAATTTCACCCAAAGGTAAAATAAGCAAATAAGTTTTTCCTCCATTTTGGTTGCTTGACATGACCTGAAAGGCTTAGTGCATTTTAGGTCACATGAGTGGTACAAGACAGTTGACCCAAATTGTTACATATTTTTGCTGTGACTGAGGAGTATGGCTTTGTGAAATTTTGCAAGGCTTGAGAATATGAGGAGCAGTAGTTTGGGTACCTTACTTCATCTATGTATTGTAGTCATGTAGATAATCAAGAATTGAACAGTGGGTGCTCACAAGTAGCTAATAAGAGAGGAGGTTGCTAATGAAATGTCTGCTGTTTAAAAAACAATCTCCTTCAACAGTTTAGACCCAGTTTCATCTGATCTTTCTTGTGTGAactaagaaattttaaaaattagagCATGAATGAGATCATCAGTACATAAACAGACTCAAAAGGCTACAAAGGTTGAGGAAGTGCTCTAGGGCAGTATGGACTGAGGAAAATAGAAgaatttgaaagagaaaaagaggggGAGAAGGATACTAGGAGAGAGAACAATAGGGAGGAAGATAGGGTTTCACTTTGTAATATCAACTCACTGTTCAAGTCTGGTCCATTAGGTTCaataagttttatttgtataatagGCAGCTCAAATCCAATGTGGAAATAGAGACACCAATGAAACGTTAATAATAATAGGAAAATATACCCTGCAAGTAGTAGAAATCCCTATTAAATTTTGCAAGTTCTAGAAATGATataattccaaaaataaaatattaaaatatctcAATATAATCTCCATCCCTAGCCTCTAGGTACTGCCCATTAAAGCTCGACTAATACTCATTAACTATGAAAGGGGTCTGTCTAGGCTAGCGTTCTAATGTGGAGGATCCGTGAATAACTGGGACCAAAGAGCATATTTCCActgccaaaagaaaagaaagattagAAAAAATATAGACATAAATGAAGTGTGCAATAAATGAATTCAAATGTCCATCGCTCTGGTACCCATTATTACATAGAAATGGTGCAACTACAAtaagagagaggaggaaggAGGAAGAATAGCAATGATGATAAAAACAGAGTTTTTTATATTAACGAGGTAGGTAGATATATCCTTCTATTTTGAATTTGCTACTAATTAGGGATCCAAGTTTAAATTGAGTGACCTTCCACAGTACCAGGTAGCATCATCCCCTGAAGTCATCATATCCTTCCTCAGCAGTTTGAAGTTCTTTGTACTCCTCTATTCTTAGTTTCTATTGTGAAAATCTAAATGAGACGAATGAAAATTTGTCTGTAATGGCTGCCAGATGATATACTCATACTTTCATTGTATTATTCATTGTTAGATCTGGAACCACCTCGGCAAAGGCCACAGACATCAGTAAGAACTGCCCAGAGGCTCATTGCGCATGGAATGGGACTGAAACTGCCTTCCACAGCCTTTGGGTCCGTGGATTTGAAGAAACAGGAAGATGATCGAAAAAGCCGCATAGTCATGAGGCAAAAGTTGAAAGATGATGCTTGGGGTACAGATGAAAACTAAGATTTTTTCATTATGGTAATTGCCTATTCCATTTCTTTCCTCCCTCAGTATATGACTCTAAAGGTCTCTGTATTTGGCCTTTTAAGCACATATGATCAATTTCAATGCTAGAAAAATGTGAGTTGCTTGGTTTGCCTTGAGCGACTAAATAGATATTTATTAGGTGCATAGGGTTTAGTATAGCATCTCGACCATTGGATCTAATATAGATGGATGAAAATGGGTAGCATGCATCTCTACTATTTATCAGTTCACATTTAGCAAATGGTCTTTTGTCAAATAATTGGATAAGTTGTATTACTATATCGCCATTTAGAACATAATGTAGACTCATGTAAATGTTTGGTTGTAATTAGCAGTTTAATAACATTCTatagtaaaagaaaatgatcCCTAATTTGCACGTCTAGTAGAATTTGTGTTGCACTtgctttataaaaaaaaaaaaggtaaatgtTTTATTTCTAGAGTTTTTCGCGCAACTACATGCCCTTTCTTGTATTTGCTTCATTATTTGTTCAGttattccaaaaaaataataataataaaaatgttaATTTCAACGAATTTATCCTACGaccaaataaatgaatttatcCATATAAATTTCTAAAATTACAATCACCGAAAAAATTGTCAGATTAATTTAAGcaatttaagattttttttatcatgGCCTGAGTCCACATTTCTGTCTCAATATTTGTTCTTCTGCCTTGGCGAAATGAAGGTGAAAACGTTCATGTTTTCTTTCAACTAACGTGAATGACATGTAAATTTAGGCAACGTTGAAAATGGTACCCATAATGTTGAGATAATCCAGCTACTCCGACCCACTAACCCCGAATCCGAGACCTGTGTTCGGGGACCCTGTTGATCGAGGTGGATCCAGAACTCTAGCACCCTAATACTTGACGCCATTGACCTCGGCGTGAGGTGCCTAGCATCCGGGACCCGAAAATTTGAGTTGGGGAtaccaaaatcaaacacaaaacaacattACGTAATTAATCCGACTTTTAAATCTTATGTTACGCCAATT
Proteins encoded in this region:
- the LOC18771187 gene encoding coiled-coil domain-containing protein R3HCC1L isoform X2: MSDFSREATDLTRDDWEAIADREPDELLSSQVLPEVSKLSLEDTKGQTPKRRGRGTFSYKKDELYSDQIPDKLIIDMREDEDVCHNLEGDPKIRNSKFGTQHVLVLADFPPSTTTIELEKLFQDFGDRGVVIRWVNDTVALAVFQTPSIALEARNCIRCAMKVRVLDENDTLLSSISPKDLEPPRQRPQTSVRTAQRLIAHGMGLKLPSTAFGSVDLKKQEDDRKSRIVMRQKLKDDAWGTDEN
- the LOC18771187 gene encoding coiled-coil domain-containing protein R3HCC1L isoform X1, with the translated sequence MSDFSREATDLTRDGETQLPLQADMSIEEDWEAIADREPDELLSSQVLPEVSKLSLEDTKGQTPKRRGRGTFSYKKDELYSDQIPDKLIIDMREDEDVCHNLEGDPKIRNSKFGTQHVLVLADFPPSTTTIELEKLFQDFGDRGVVIRWVNDTVALAVFQTPSIALEARNCIRCAMKVRVLDENDTLLSSISPKDLEPPRQRPQTSVRTAQRLIAHGMGLKLPSTAFGSVDLKKQEDDRKSRIVMRQKLKDDAWGTDEN